One segment of Gasterosteus aculeatus chromosome 3, fGasAcu3.hap1.1, whole genome shotgun sequence DNA contains the following:
- the LOC120816617 gene encoding zona pellucida sperm-binding protein 3, with product MMAFSWQRAVFLSLAAAMLVYADMKLDCGPDSVTVVWTEGRSQADLSLFRLGSCFPTSFSATQAVFRVDFNDCNFRRLVTGDYLMYSNDLTYGSSDSKSPSFTHPVVCAFARPKDWYPMIYDPVFSTVGVGHLVFHIALMNDDFSGPAESTTFALGSFIPIMASVSQKTHQPLLLLLEECVAATTPELQPDSLVYPIIANKGCLVDSRMSGSKFEPRQKSSELKLSLQAFRFGLGQEVFIHCKLVAWDPNGLDRTKKACYYVKEHGWELLDNYAYSTLCDCCDSDCKSRRTRSIESGTHGVSQKAVLGPLIITDETA from the exons ATGATGGCTTTCTCTTGGCAACGAGCAGTGTTTTTGAGCCTGGCTGCTGCCATGTTGGTCTATGCAG ACATGAAGCTGGACTGCGGGCCCGACTCTGTGACGGTGGTGTGGACGGAGGGCCGATCCCAGGCTGATCTCTCGCTCTTCCGtctgggaagctgcttccccaCCAGCTTCTCGGCCACTCAGGCTGTTTTCAGAGTGGATTTCAATGACTGTAACTTCAGGAGACTT GTAACCGGTGATTACTTGATGTACAGCAATGACCTGACCTACGGTTCTTCTGACTCTAAATCTCCGTCCTTCACTCatcctgttgtctgtgcatttgCAAG ACCTAAAGACTGGTACCCCATGATCTATGACCCTGTGTTCAGTACAGTTGGTGTGGGGCATCTAGTGTTCCACATTGCCCTCATGAATG ATGACTTCTCAGGCCCCGCTGAGTCCACTACCTTCGCTCTGGGCTCCTTCATCCCGATCATGGCCAGCGTGTCACAGAAAACCCATCAGCCCCTGCTTCTGCTTCTCGAGGAATGCGTAGCGGCGACCACACCGGAGCTGCAGCCTGACAGCCTCGTGTACCCGATAATCGCCAATAAGGG ATGTCTTGTGGACAGCAGGATGTCTGGCTCCAAATTTGAACCAAGGCAGAAGTCCTCAGAGCTCAAACTATCCCTTCAGGCCTTTAGGTTTGGTCTTGGTCAAGAG GTGTTCATCCACTGTAAGCTTGTGGCTTGGGACCCCAACGGTCTTGACCGCACCAAGAAGGCCTGCTACTACGTCAAAGAGCACGG ctgggagctgctggacaaCTATGCATACAGCACTCTGTGTGACTGCTGTGACTCTGACTGCAAgtccaggaggaccaggagtaTAGAATCAG GGACTCATGGAGTGTCACAAAAAGCGGTCCTTGGTCCACTTATCATTACTGATGAGACTGCTTGA